In Oryza brachyantha chromosome 1, ObraRS2, whole genome shotgun sequence, the following are encoded in one genomic region:
- the LOC102716552 gene encoding 18.0 kDa class II heat shock protein-like → MESRVFGLETPLMTALHHLMDLPDGELGGGGGGKQGGVGPTRAYVRDARAMAATPADVKDVPGAYVFVVDMPGLRSSDIKVQVEEDRVLLISGERQREEKEDVNYLRMERRMGKFMRKFVLPDNADADKISAVSHDGVLTVTVEKLPPPEPKKPRTIEVKVA, encoded by the coding sequence atggAGAGCCGCGTGTTCGGGCTGGAGACGCCGCTGATGACGGCGCTGCACCACCTGATGGACCTACCGGAcggcgagctcggcggcggcggcggcgggaagcaGGGCGGCGTGGGGCCGACGCGGGCGTACGTGCGCGACGCGcgggcgatggcggcgacgcCCGCCGACGTGAAGGACGTCCCCGGGGCGTACGTGTTCGTGGTCGACATGCCGGGGCTCAGGTCGTCGGACATCAAGGTGCAGGTGGAGGAGGACAGGGTGCTGCTGATCAGCGGCGAGCGGCAgcgggaggagaaggaggacgTCAACTACCTGCGGATGGAGCGCCGGATGGGCAAGTTCATGCGCAAGTTCGTGCTCCCCGACAACGCCGACGCGGACAAGATCTCCGCCGTGTCCCACGACGGCGTACTCACCGTCACCGTCGAGAAGCTCCCCCCGCCCGAGCCCAAGAAGCCCAGGACCATCGAGGTCAAGGTCGCGTGA